Proteins encoded by one window of Terriglobia bacterium:
- a CDS encoding hydrogenase maturation protease, whose product MMQDSTQPPAQTTTQQRRVVVLGLGNLIHCDDGAGIHAIQRLLGDPRLPAGVEVMDGGTLGLQLLPAIEDATHILVLDAVNTGAAPGAIVRYAMTELEPLPGSPSVHQIGFADMLEGLRWMNKFSNKMIVLLGVQPEQTGWGESLSPTVEAALPALIQATLEELQKWRATIETPASALHIA is encoded by the coding sequence ATGATGCAGGACTCTACGCAACCCCCAGCGCAAACGACGACGCAGCAACGCCGCGTTGTCGTCCTCGGCCTGGGCAACTTGATCCACTGCGATGATGGCGCTGGCATCCATGCTATTCAGCGGTTGCTCGGCGACCCGCGCCTCCCCGCCGGCGTTGAAGTCATGGACGGCGGCACCCTGGGCCTGCAATTGCTCCCCGCTATTGAAGACGCCACGCACATCCTGGTGCTCGACGCGGTGAACACCGGCGCCGCCCCAGGCGCCATCGTCCGCTACGCCATGACCGAACTGGAGCCCCTGCCTGGAAGCCCGAGCGTCCACCAGATCGGCTTCGCTGACATGCTCGAAGGGCTGCGCTGGATGAACAAGTTCTCCAACAAGATGATTGTCCTGCTGGGGGTGCAACCGGAGCAGACCGGATGGGGAGAGAGCCTCAGCCCCACAGTAGAGGCAGCTCTGCCTGCGTTGATTCAGGCCACTCTAGAGGAATTGCAGAAATGGCGAGCGACCATTGAGACGCCGGCTTCAGCACTACACATTGCTTAG